A stretch of DNA from Nostoc sp. KVJ3:
TATCAGAAGTACCCTTATTTAATCCTCGCACTGATAGTTGGCAAGAACACTTTATCTGGTCAACAGATACACTCTCGATTATCGGCTTGACACCTACAGGACGCGCCACAGTCGTAGCATTAGCATTCAACCGAGCCAGAATAATTAATATTCGCGCTGCTGATAGAGAAATTAGACGGCATCCACCGCCAGATGACCCAATTCAAAGCTGAAAATTTAAAATGGCTCAGACCATCGCTTAACTAAAACCTCTCCAGAACTTCTATCAGGGCTAACGTGCAGATATTTACTCGTAGTATCCAAACTTGTAGGACATGACACTCAACAATGAGAGAGTTAATTCTCTGCTCACTTGTATGAGGATTTATTTAATCTCTAACATTTACGGCGATGGGAGTGCGATCGCACATCAACCACTCCCCTAAAATACCTATTGAGATACAGGCATAAAACTACCTGTATCAACACCACATCTTAAGTACCGCTATTTTGCTGATTGTTGGGAAACTTACACTTTACCTCAATCTCAAAATTACTCTCTGCCGAGCCTTCAGTTAGAAGCGGAATACCTGTTTTACCACCAATCTTTAAACCAAACTTGAGGGTAACTTCCTCAACCTCAGCCGCACCTAAATTTTTAAAAGCACCAATAGCATATTTAGTATAAGCTCGAATTTGATGGTGTACTTCTTGGATTTTGACCACAGATTCTTCTCGAAATCCGTAAGATTCTCTGTCATCTTTAACTTCTGGTGGAATGATTTCTGGGATGTTTGGTGCCTCTTTCGATTCAAAGAGGATTGTATACAGTTCGCCATCCTCTTCAAAAACCAAACGTTCTATATTCGACATCAAAACCTCGGATTTTACGTGCATTTACGTTATCTTATTCTCTAATAGACCATACAGATTATGATCAATGACTCGTTACGCGCTGGTTGTTGGCATCACAGATTATAAAAGTCCACTAAGCACCCTCAGTAAACCCGCTACGGACGCTGAAGCAGTGGCAAAGGTGCTAAAAGAGCATGGTGATTTCGAGAATATTGAGTTGCTTAAAGGGAAAGCTACTAAACAGCAACTAGGTGAGGCTTTGAAAATCCTGCTGCGACAGCAAGCAGTAAATAATGAGGCGCTAATTTACTTTACAGGACACGGTATCACTGTTTCAGATTTGGAATTAGAGACGCAACAAGCATATTTAGCAACTTCTGATTTGCAGATTGTGACTCAAGGCAACCAAATTGTTGAACAAACAAGTGGTATCAGCTTGATCAATTTCAACCAATTGATTAAAGAATCTCACCTTAGTAGTTTGGTTGTGCTTTTAGATTGCTGTTATAGTGGTCATTTTTTAGAACGCCATCTGATTGAAAAAACCCTTACTGCATTTAGTTTGCAGCGTGACTATTACTTTATTGCTGCTTGTAGAGACTTTCAACAAGCCTATGCCAAGAAAAGCGAAAAATACAGTATTTTTACAACTGCTTTACTGACAGGATTATCAGTAGAAAATGCTAATGATAATGGGCAGGTGACAGGCGATCGCCTTTTTGATAGGATTGCCACAGAACTCAGAGGAAGTGGTCAAGAACCCATCCGTATGGGTTGGGGACGTTCTATTACTTTAGTTAAATATCTCCCTAAACCAACGACAGTTGTTGTTGATGAAACTTGCCCTTACCAGGGTTTACTCCCTTTTTACAAAGAACAAGCACGATTCTTTTTTGGGCGCGATAAAGTTATTCAGCAATTAATCAAAAAACTGAGTCAGGCTAATTTTGTCCCCATTATTGGTGCGTCGGGAAGTGGTAAATCTTCTGTAGTACGGGCGGGTTTGATTCCGGCGCTAGAAAAAAATGGTTGGCGAGTCTTAGAAATCATTTTACCTGGAGTAGAACCATTAGCAGAGTTAAAACGAGCCTTTACACAGTTGTTTGAACGCACGGAACTTAGAGAAATTTCTACTCTCATTGACACACAGGGTTTATGTTCAGTAATTTCTAGACTTTCTGATTCGGAACGTTTGTTGTTGGTGGTGGATCAATTTGAAGAAATCTTTACTCTTGGTTGTAAGGAAGAAGATAGACAGCGATTTATTGAATTGTTAACCCAATGTTCTGAAGGGCCTTTAGCAATTGTCACCACAATGCGAGCTGATTTTCTGGAATACTGTTTAAGCTATGAGTCGCTCACAAAACTAATTCAGGAACAGGCAGTGTATGTGCCGCCATTACTAGGGGCAGAATTAGAACAAGCGATCGCATCTCCGGCGCGGTTACAAGGCTATCAGTTGGAAACGGGATTATTGGGAGCGATTCAGCAAGAAGTATTAGGGCAAGAGAAAGGGTGCTTACCATTATTACAGTTTGCCCTGACAGAACTTTGGGAACAACGCGATCAAGAAATTCAACAGTTGACAGTTGATAAATTTAACGAACTTGATGGAGTGATGGGAGCGCTAAATCGTCATGCAGAAAAGCTGTATGCAAGTTTCAACAAACAGCAGCAAGACTGGATGAAGCGAATTTTCTTAAAATTGGTGCGTACTGGTCTCCAAGAAAAAGATACCCGACAGCGACAACTGAAAAATAGGTTTCTGAATATTGCTAGTGAAAATCCAAATAATAAGCAAACAATAAGTGATGTTTTAGAAAAGCTTATTCAAGGTCGTTTGTTAGTATCTGATCGTGAACCGACAGGAGAAATTTGGGTTGATTTAGCTCATGAAGCACTAATGGAAGGTTGGCAAAGGTTTGCCCAGTGGCGTACAGAAGATAGAGAAAATAGAAGAATTATTGACCGAATTGAGAATGCTTTGCAAGAGTGGCAAAAACAGCCAATAGATGAAAATTTGATGATGGGTGGATTACTAACTCAAGTCCGACGAAAATGGCAAAAATTGGAATCAGACATAGATATATCAGCTAGAGAGTTTTACAAAATTAGTGTTTTATTTGAAGAAAAACAACGTCAAAAATATGAGGTAGCTCAAAAATCGAAGAATGTATTTTTGGCAAATGTCAGTCATGAACTACGCACACCTTTAAATGCTGTGATTGGATTAAGCAAACTGCTTCAAGAAGATGCTGTTGAACTTAATTTATCAAGAGATTTTATATCTGATCTTGAAACTATAAACTCGGCGGGAAGACATCAGTTGGAAATTATTAATGAGATTATTGACTTGTCGAAAATTGAAGCAGGTAGAATGACTCTATATCCAGAAACATTTGAAATTGCAACACTGATTAATAACATTGTCCATACGGTTAAGCCTGCCATAGATAAAAATAGCAATACATTGGAAGTTCATAGCGATGAGAAACTTGGTGCCATGTACGCTGATCAAACTAGGATAAAACAAGTGCTTTTAAACCTATTGAGCAATGCTGCTAAATTTACCACTAAAGGTAAAGTAACACTAACAGTTACAACTCAAACGAAAGCCTCATTACCAGATATCGCTTCTGCCATTATTACCTTTATTGTTAACGATACAGGTATTGGGATCTCTCCCACTGAACAAAAGTTGCTATTTCAACCTTTTTCTCAAGGAGCTAATTCGGTTAACAAACACTATGGAGGTACAGGACTAGGGTTAGCTATCAGCCGCCACTTTTGTCAGATGATGGGGGGTGAAATTCTTGTCAGCAGTCAATTAGGTATTGGTTCTACTTTCACTGTTAATTTACCGTTAATCCAATCAGAGGATGTATAAAACTTAATCGCCTCTTTCCATATCCGCTAATTAAAGAAGCATTGCTTGCTCTCAGAACTCAAAAATTCAACCTCAGAACTAAAACCAAAATTTTAGTGACAATAATTGTGTATGAAAGACGTTCACATACTACATTATTTTACAAATCCCTCCATTCAAAAATCCAAAGCAGAGATAGCGTTTTGCTTCTGCTTCTCAGTTACCCCCAGATATCGCTCCAAAGCAGCCAAAGTCCGATGCCCTGATATCTCCTGAATGTGGCGCAACGGTATCCCTGCATCGCTCATCCTGGTTAACGCAGTCCTCCGAAAACTGTGGGTACTAACGCCCTCAATCCCCAGCCGCACACAGGTATCTCTGAGAATTTTATCGGCGCTGACCTTGTGGATATGTAACAACCCATGCCGACCGGGAAACAAGAACTCCTTGCGGCGATTGGGGTTGTACTCTTCTAAATACTGCCTGAGTTTGGGATGTACTTGGATTTCTCTGGTGTCTCGCTTGCCCTTGGTGTTGACACTCCGTAGCACCAACACGCCTCTGACACCGTTGCTGCCAAACACATCTTTCACTGCCAAAGTGCAAGCTTCGTTGATCCGGCAAGCAGCATAAAGGCACACGCCGAACAGAGCGCGATCGCGTGGGTTGACAAACCCCTCGTTAAATAGGAGATTGATTTGGTCAGGGGTAAGGATTTCTGCTCTGCCGAACCGGTTGATTTTCATAGGGTCTAGCTTACATGGTCTTTCGGCAATTAGACAATGTAAACGCCTGGAAACCTATCTATTTCGTGACCGGGTTGAACCCACTCGACCCAGTTAATCCCTGCTTATCAATCGCAACCGCTACAACCCGCATTATCTCGTTGGCTGATAAAATTAGCTTATGCTTGCAGCGCTCTGACCACTTGCAGGTATAATACGCACCAATAGGATCTGCTCATGTTGCGGCTTGCCTGAGAAGTCTATACTCGCTTCTATACCCCTGCTTGATAAATCGTTGCTATCAGTGAGTGATATCAACGTTCGCCAGCAGTCCCAGTCCCAGATTTTCACACTCAGCAGTCTGCACCAACATCTACACAGCTGTCTATACCGAAACCCAAGACTTTACTCTGTAAGATCATCTTGTTGTGTGGGGGTTTGAGAATTTACCACCTCTGAAGTGATTTCCTCAACGGATAAATCAACTGCCTTTGCCACTTCGGAGATGTTGTAGCCCATGCTCAAAAAGCGTGCTGCTGCTTTTAATTTGGTTTGACGTTCCAAGTCTTTATAGATTCGTGTTTCTTCAATGTTCAGTCCCAGCATGGCTTCCACGTCTTCACGGCAAAACTTACGTAAACTTGTAAACCCATCAATGCGAAAGGCAGTTTCTTTCACCTCAACCGACTCAAATCGATAGTTCTGCGCCTGTTCAGGTCGATGATCAACGAGTTCAAAAATTAACCCAGGAAAACGCTTAAAAATTTGGTAATAAATGGAGTCACGTTTCACTAAAATATCCGAAACTAGGCTGATTATTCAGTATTAATTTTATCAGTGAAACGCCCGTTATAAACTTCTCACACAACCTCCATAATTGTAGGCAAATTGTATGATTCAACAGGATAGTTGGTGATGAACAGTTCCTTGCCTTTGTCTGCCTTCTGCTGTTTGTAGTTGTTCATCCCGTATTGCAACTCCCATTCATAAATGTAGGCAAAAGAAAAGTGATGCCGCACTTGTTCACAGTTATCGTAAGTGATCAACCATTTGTGTGAACACTCCGACATCAGTTTGGCAAAGCGAGAATGGTCAAAACAGGTATGCAAATCACCTCTCTTACCATAAAGCTTAGATTGAGTCTTGCTGAGATAAGGTGGATCTAGAAAGATAAATACATCTTCTCCCGGTTCGGTAAGTAGGGTGCTGTAGTCGAAGTTACTCACACGGGTATTAACAAAGCAACCATCCAAAGCTGCTAGCCGCTCAATCGAAGAGTCTGTAAACCGACCTTTGAAGGAAGCACTACTATAACCGCCACTCTCAATGGTTCCTGAAAAGCTGATCCGGTTAAGAACAAAGAACCGTACACCCCGCTCTAGTGGACTCATGGTACTCGTATCTGCGACGGCGAGAGATTTAAACAAGGCGCGTCCATCTGTTGTCTGTTTTTTTACTTTCCAGACTGACTCCACTAGCTCTGGTAGATTAATTTTGACCTGATGCCAAAAGTAATACAGTTCTGGGTTAAGATCATTGACCCAGTAAATCATACTAGGGTACTTCTGTAAAACATGAAAAAATACAGAACCTCCACCAACGAAAGGTTCACGGAATTCCTTAAATGTAGGAGGTAGATAGTGAGCAATCTGAGGAATTGCCTTTTGCTTACCGCCGGGATAGCGTAATGGACTTTTAAACATAAGGAATTATCGTAACAGGAAGCGGATTTTTTAGGAGTTATTCTTGCAATGTGCTGCCCTGAACCGCATGATCCAGTTAGGCAAACCAGCTAGCTACAAAGTGGAAGATTAATTCGCCACTCTGATTGAGAGAAAATGTGTGTTTTTCTGTTTCATACAACAAAGCCATTTGGGAATTCTAATTATGGAGAGTTCTCAGGCAAGTAACAATGGCTGGTAATGAAGTTGCAGTATGCAAATTTATCTTTTTGAATTTGAAGCAAATCAGTTTGAAGCATTTGGGGCAACTTAGAGTAATAGCAGCACCAGCAGCACCGTTAGGAAAAGGAGGCGATAGACCTCTTTTAGAGGTGTTGGATGATGTTGTCGATAAAATTTCAACCTCAGATGCACGCAAAAAAGCAGACTTTTACCTTAATAATCGAGGGATTTCCATTAAACAAACAGGAGCAAGTGTTTTATACAATCGCTTACAAAGAGCAAATTTGTATCAAATTTATTCTGATTTAGGAATAACCGAAATTGATAATAGAACCACCAATCTTGATAATGAGGTTGCTCAGTTTCATAGAGGAGAAATTTTCAGAGATAGGCTTTGGCAGAATTTCTTTACAGAAATCGAATTTCAGCAATTATTAGGTTTTTTAATGTTACAAGGAAGTCCGAATTATGGTGTTTCTAAACATCCAGCAGAATTAATTTTAGAAGCTCCAACTAAAATTAATTCATCTGCCGATCTCCAGATATATACTTTTGATGAGTATTTCCAAAAATACAAAAATAATATTAGGATAGGAATCCGGCGCTCGTGGATTGGTCAGTTAAGCGAGACTGAACACAAAAGAGCGATAAGTCTTTCCAGAAAGAAAGATAATTTACCTTGGGTTTTTGACAATATTATAACTGAGCCGCCGAGCGGCTGGAGAGAAGAGGTTGAAGTATCTAAACGTAAGACTGTTTATTATCTAATGATACTTAAAGTAACCACGTGAAAAAACCCAACTATGTAAAGATAAATATGTAGAATAGCATACCCCCTAGAATGCTACAACGTTAATTTCAATACCTTCACAATTCTGCTTATTTAGAGGATTTTTGCCACCAATTTCGCAGAGGATCATTTTTTGGTGGTACATAACGTCCTTTAATCCTAATTGCATTGAGGACGTTACTTAATACTAAAGAATCAATGCTTTGTTTTTCTGACCAATGTTTAATTATTTCTG
This window harbors:
- a CDS encoding DNA adenine methylase codes for the protein MFKSPLRYPGGKQKAIPQIAHYLPPTFKEFREPFVGGGSVFFHVLQKYPSMIYWVNDLNPELYYFWHQVKINLPELVESVWKVKKQTTDGRALFKSLAVADTSTMSPLERGVRFFVLNRISFSGTIESGGYSSASFKGRFTDSSIERLAALDGCFVNTRVSNFDYSTLLTEPGEDVFIFLDPPYLSKTQSKLYGKRGDLHTCFDHSRFAKLMSECSHKWLITYDNCEQVRHHFSFAYIYEWELQYGMNNYKQQKADKGKELFITNYPVESYNLPTIMEVV
- a CDS encoding CU044_2847 family protein produces the protein MSNIERLVFEEDGELYTILFESKEAPNIPEIIPPEVKDDRESYGFREESVVKIQEVHHQIRAYTKYAIGAFKNLGAAEVEEVTLKFGLKIGGKTGIPLLTEGSAESNFEIEVKCKFPNNQQNSGT
- a CDS encoding tyrosine-type recombinase/integrase — its product is MKINRFGRAEILTPDQINLLFNEGFVNPRDRALFGVCLYAACRINEACTLAVKDVFGSNGVRGVLVLRSVNTKGKRDTREIQVHPKLRQYLEEYNPNRRKEFLFPGRHGLLHIHKVSADKILRDTCVRLGIEGVSTHSFRRTALTRMSDAGIPLRHIQEISGHRTLAALERYLGVTEKQKQNAISALDF